One Pseudomonas sp. MH9.2 DNA segment encodes these proteins:
- a CDS encoding BON domain-containing protein yields MNKFAIAAAAATALTFTMVNAAFAQQTTQAPMVVAAGEMTKATEATSDTWITTKVKADLVTEKGIPGTDIKVETNKGVVSLSSTVTLTSAQKKLAVDIAKKIKGVQAVSADGLKSE; encoded by the coding sequence ATGAATAAGTTCGCTATTGCCGCTGCTGCTGCCACTGCACTGACCTTTACCATGGTCAACGCGGCATTTGCTCAACAAACCACTCAAGCACCGATGGTTGTTGCTGCTGGCGAAATGACCAAAGCTACAGAGGCAACCTCTGATACCTGGATCACCACCAAAGTTAAGGCCGATCTGGTCACTGAAAAAGGCATTCCTGGTACTGACATCAAGGTAGAGACCAACAAAGGCGTGGTTTCCCTGTCATCGACCGTCACATTGACCTCCGCTCAGAAAAAACTGGCTGTCGACATCGCCAAAAAAATCAAAGGCGTTCAAGCCGTTTCGGCTGATGGCCTGAAATCCGAGTAA
- the rpsO gene encoding 30S ribosomal protein S15, whose protein sequence is MALSVEEKAQIVADYQQAVGDTGSPEVQVALLTTNINKLQGHFKANGKDHHSRRGLIRMVNQRRKLLDYLKGKDVSRYSALIARLGLRR, encoded by the coding sequence ATGGCACTCAGCGTAGAAGAAAAAGCTCAGATCGTAGCCGACTACCAGCAAGCTGTTGGTGATACTGGTTCGCCAGAAGTGCAAGTTGCACTGCTGACCACTAACATCAACAAACTGCAAGGCCACTTCAAGGCCAACGGTAAAGATCACCACTCACGTCGTGGTCTGATCCGTATGGTAAACCAGCGTCGCAAGCTGCTGGATTACCTTAAAGGTAAGGACGTTAGCCGTTACAGCGCCCTGATCGCTCGTCTGGGTCTGCGTCGCTAA
- the pnp gene encoding polyribonucleotide nucleotidyltransferase: MNPVIKKFQFGQSTVTLETGRIARQASGAVLVTVDDDVSVLVTVVGAKHADAGKGFFPLSVHYQEKTYAAGKIPGGFFKREGRPSEKETLTSRLIDRPIRPLFPEGFMNEVQVVCTVLSTSKKTDPDVAAMIGTSAALAISGIPFDGPIGAARVAFHESTGYLLNPNYEQLKASSLDMVVAGTSEAVLMVESEAKELTEDQMLGAVLFAHDEFQVVIQAIKELAAEAAKPTWDWKAQPENTALLSAIRAEFGDAISQAYTITVKHERYARLGELRDQIVAKLSGEEGQPTSSEVKAAFGEIEYRTVRENIVNGKPRIDGRDTRTVRPLNIEVGVLPKTHGSALFTRGETQALVVATLGTARDAQLLDTLEGERKDPFMLHYNFPPFSVGECGRMGGAGRREIGHGRLARRSIQAMLPAADVFPYTIRVVSEITESNGSSSMASVCGASLALMDAGVPMKAPVAGIAMGLVKEGEKFAILTDILGDEDHLGDMDFKVAGTAKGVTALQMDIKIKGITEEIMEIALGQALEARLNILGQMNKIIGQSRTELSENAPTMIAMKIDTDKIRDVIGKGGATIRAICEETKASIDIEDDGTIKIFGETKEAAEAARQRVLGITAEAEIGKIYIGKVERIVDFGAFVNILPGKDGLVHISMLSDARVEKVTDILQEGQEVEVLVLDVDNRGRIKLSIKDVAAAKASGV; encoded by the coding sequence GTGAACCCGGTCATCAAGAAATTCCAATTCGGTCAATCGACCGTCACCCTCGAGACAGGCCGTATCGCCCGTCAAGCTTCCGGCGCAGTATTGGTCACCGTTGACGACGACGTCAGCGTGTTAGTGACTGTGGTCGGTGCCAAGCACGCTGACGCAGGCAAAGGCTTCTTCCCACTTTCCGTTCACTACCAGGAAAAAACCTACGCTGCGGGCAAAATTCCCGGCGGTTTCTTCAAGCGTGAAGGCCGTCCTTCCGAGAAAGAAACCCTGACTTCGCGTCTGATCGACCGTCCGATCCGTCCGTTGTTTCCAGAAGGTTTCATGAACGAAGTGCAGGTTGTCTGCACCGTTTTGTCCACCAGCAAAAAGACTGATCCAGACGTCGCTGCCATGATCGGCACCTCGGCTGCACTGGCGATCTCCGGTATTCCTTTCGACGGCCCTATCGGTGCTGCGCGCGTTGCTTTCCACGAAAGCACCGGCTACCTGCTGAACCCGAACTACGAACAACTCAAGGCTTCGAGCCTGGACATGGTTGTAGCCGGTACCTCGGAAGCGGTATTGATGGTTGAATCGGAAGCTAAAGAGCTGACCGAAGACCAGATGCTGGGCGCTGTACTGTTCGCCCATGACGAATTCCAGGTTGTTATCCAGGCCATCAAAGAACTGGCTGCCGAAGCTGCCAAGCCGACGTGGGACTGGAAAGCACAACCAGAAAACACCGCACTGCTGAGCGCGATTCGCGCTGAGTTCGGCGATGCGATTTCCCAGGCTTACACCATCACCGTCAAGCACGAGCGTTATGCCCGTCTGGGTGAGTTGCGTGACCAGATCGTTGCCAAGCTTTCCGGCGAAGAAGGTCAACCGACTTCCAGCGAAGTCAAAGCTGCTTTCGGCGAAATCGAATACCGCACCGTGCGCGAGAACATCGTTAACGGCAAGCCGCGTATCGATGGTCGTGATACCCGCACTGTACGTCCGCTGAACATCGAAGTCGGCGTTCTGCCGAAGACTCACGGTTCGGCATTGTTCACCCGTGGCGAAACCCAGGCTCTGGTTGTAGCGACTCTGGGTACCGCACGTGATGCACAGTTGCTCGATACCCTCGAAGGCGAGCGCAAAGACCCGTTCATGCTGCACTACAACTTCCCTCCGTTCTCGGTGGGCGAGTGTGGTCGTATGGGCGGTGCTGGTCGTCGCGAAATCGGTCACGGCCGTCTGGCTCGTCGCAGCATACAAGCCATGCTGCCTGCTGCTGACGTGTTCCCGTACACCATTCGTGTGGTATCGGAAATCACCGAGTCCAACGGTTCCAGCTCCATGGCTTCGGTCTGCGGTGCTTCCCTGGCATTGATGGACGCGGGTGTGCCGATGAAGGCACCCGTAGCCGGTATTGCCATGGGTCTGGTTAAAGAAGGCGAGAAGTTCGCCATCCTGACCGACATCCTGGGTGACGAAGATCACTTGGGCGACATGGACTTCAAAGTAGCCGGTACCGCCAAAGGTGTTACCGCGCTGCAGATGGACATCAAGATCAAAGGCATCACCGAAGAAATCATGGAGATCGCTCTGGGCCAAGCCCTGGAAGCTCGCCTGAACATCCTCGGTCAGATGAACAAGATCATTGGTCAGTCGCGTACCGAACTGTCGGAAAATGCTCCGACCATGATCGCGATGAAAATCGACACCGACAAAATCCGTGATGTCATCGGTAAAGGCGGCGCGACGATCCGTGCGATCTGTGAAGAGACCAAGGCTTCGATCGACATCGAAGACGACGGCACCATCAAGATCTTTGGCGAAACCAAGGAAGCGGCTGAAGCAGCACGTCAGCGCGTTCTGGGCATCACCGCTGAAGCCGAGATCGGCAAGATCTACATCGGTAAGGTTGAGCGTATTGTCGACTTCGGCGCATTCGTTAACATCCTGCCTGGCAAAGACGGCCTGGTTCACATTTCCATGTTGAGCGATGCTCGCGTTGAGAAAGTGACTGACATCTTGCAAGAAGGTCAGGAAGTTGAAGTTCTGGTGCTGGACGTGGACAACCGCGGCCGCATCAAACTGTCGATCAAAGACGTTGCAGCAGCAAAAGCATCGGGCGTGTAA
- a CDS encoding DUF2845 domain-containing protein: MRTAGLVLLVVACLAGQAQADTLRCGSQLISVGDREFEVLQKCGEPIARNIIGYKRSVNRREEVQIDEWIYGPNSGMYQYLRFEGGRLLRIDSKRGS, translated from the coding sequence ATGCGAACAGCCGGTTTAGTGCTTTTGGTAGTCGCTTGTCTCGCAGGCCAGGCACAAGCAGATACCTTGCGTTGCGGCAGTCAGTTGATCAGCGTGGGTGATCGGGAGTTTGAGGTACTGCAGAAATGCGGTGAACCTATTGCCCGAAATATCATTGGCTATAAGCGCAGCGTGAATAGACGCGAAGAAGTCCAGATTGATGAGTGGATCTACGGGCCCAATAGCGGAATGTATCAATACTTGCGTTTCGAAGGCGGCCGGCTACTGCGCATAGACAGTAAGCGCGGTAGCTGA